The proteins below are encoded in one region of Candidatus Glassbacteria bacterium:
- a CDS encoding aldo/keto reductase produces MPRRPLGRTGEHLSLIGLGGVTVMSETPRHAAEIVAEVFDAGVNYFDVAPTYGNAEERLGPALEPYRKQVFLACKTAERDAVGARRELENSLRLLRTDYLDLYQLHALTSREDVEQVFGPGGAIEVFREAREQGKVRFLGFSSHSVEASLAAMEQFDFDTILFPINCNLWYKENFGPQVVAAARQRGMGILALKACARRARLEGEERKYGKCWYIPLAEERELARGLYWTLSQPVTAAVPPGEEKFFRMALKLAPVFVPLADEEKEQLALEAEKIEKSLFTYPAWGG; encoded by the coding sequence ATGCCTCGCCGTCCGCTGGGCAGGACCGGCGAGCACCTGTCGCTTATAGGGCTGGGCGGAGTGACAGTGATGAGCGAGACCCCGCGCCACGCTGCGGAAATAGTGGCCGAGGTATTCGACGCCGGGGTGAATTATTTCGACGTGGCCCCGACCTACGGCAATGCCGAGGAACGTCTGGGACCCGCGCTCGAACCGTACCGTAAACAGGTTTTCCTGGCCTGCAAGACAGCCGAGCGGGACGCGGTCGGGGCGCGCAGGGAGCTGGAAAATTCCCTCCGGCTGCTGCGCACAGACTACCTGGACCTCTACCAGCTGCACGCCCTGACCAGCAGGGAGGACGTGGAGCAGGTATTCGGCCCCGGCGGCGCGATCGAGGTGTTCCGCGAGGCCAGGGAACAGGGCAAAGTGCGGTTCCTGGGTTTCAGCTCCCACTCGGTCGAGGCCTCGCTGGCGGCGATGGAGCAGTTCGATTTCGACACGATCCTCTTTCCGATCAACTGTAACCTCTGGTACAAGGAAAATTTCGGACCGCAGGTGGTGGCGGCCGCCAGGCAGCGCGGAATGGGGATTCTGGCGCTCAAGGCCTGCGCCCGCCGCGCGCGGCTGGAGGGTGAGGAGAGGAAGTATGGCAAATGCTGGTATATCCCGCTGGCCGAGGAGCGCGAGTTGGCCCGCGGTCTCTACTGGACTCTCAGTCAGCCGGTGACCGCCGCTGTCCCGCCGGGCGAGGAAAAATTTTTCAGGATGGCGCTCAAGCTGGCTCCGGTATTCGTGCCGCTTGCCGATGAGGAGAAAGAGCAGCTTGCGCTCGAGGCGGAGAAGATCGAAAAATCGCTGTTCACCTATCCGGCTTGGGGCGGCTGA